In Vanessa tameamea isolate UH-Manoa-2023 chromosome 19, ilVanTame1 primary haplotype, whole genome shotgun sequence, one genomic interval encodes:
- the LOC113396070 gene encoding transforming acidic coiled-coil-containing protein 3-like translates to MSGTEQNIANSMQQLSVQPSNSGHTDKPTQVVTPAVNRSQSAAVKVTPVKSNTISPAIATIDRLLNLGASLPPPPPVITRQSDMDPHTLEQLRAVKEMLTAQEEEAQSLRDLNRDLRERLEDCETKIKKLTEQNEEYAEKEKSLSQRVAEKVRNNKQMSVVMEEYERTISSLIGERETEAKRWTEERSTLLRERDEAAAHLASMEHAFNDVHTKYERCKVIIQGYKSNEETLKRTVEENNDAIQKLEARYETLRQHAMQQLNKANAELDSVKKTHQAEILKLNAMLKKSEVHASSLQESLAQKIKDNEELTAICDELINKVG, encoded by the coding sequence ATGTCAGGTACAGAGCAAAATATTGCAAACTCAATGCAACAATTATCTGTGCAACCAAGTAATAGCGGTCATACAGATAAACCTACTCAAGTAGTTACTCCCGCAGTAAACAGGAGTCAGTCTGCAGCAGTCAAAGTTACACCCGTCAAGTCTAACACAATTTCGCCTGCTATTGCTACCATTGATAGACTCTTAAACTTGGGTGCTAGTCTTCCACCTCCACCTCCTGTCATAACAAGACAATCAGATATGGACCCACACACTTTGGAACAGCTGAGAGCTGTTAAAGAAATGCTGACAGCACAAGAAGAAGAAGCTCAAAGCCTACGAGACCTTAATAGAGATTTACGCGAGCGATTAGAGGATTgtgaaacgaaaataaaaaaactgacgGAGCAAAATGAGGAATATGCTGAGAAAGAAAAGTCTCTTTCACAGCGTGTTGCAGAAAAGGTCAGAAACAATAAACAGATGAGTGTAGTGATGGAAGAGTATGAGCGTACAATATCATCGCTTATAGGGGAAAGGGAAACTGAAGCTAAAAGATGGACTGAGGAGAGATCTACTCTCTTGAGGGAGCGTGATGAGGCTGCAGCTCATTTAGCTTCTATGGAACATGCATTCAATGATGTTCATACTAAATATGAGAGATGTAAAGTAATTATTCAAGGGTACAAGAGTAATGAGGAGACCTTAAAGAGAACTGTGGAAGAAAATAATGATGCAATTCAGAAGTTAGAGGCTCGATATGAAACATTACGACAACATGCCATGCAGCAATTGAATAAGGCTAATGCAGAACTAGACTCTGTAAAGAAAACTCATCAAGCTGAGATTTTGAAGCTTAATGCTATGCTTAAGAAGAGCGAAGTGCATGCTTCCTCTTTACAAGAATCACTAGCtcagaaaattaaagataatgaAGAGCTTACAGCCATCTGTGatgagttaataaataaagtaggtTAA
- the LOC113396069 gene encoding probable cardiolipin synthase (CMP-forming) — MRFKTIGFIKQIHSLCCTSSRQFSTLINTKRRINFNPKLSSLVCVYSSDNKKHFLDIDKKADALKDALEQKKFQIKDTEQRIRKKGVEIVRDLKQQKEITGQKFKVKKEHLVKDILETRAKVREKIEEVVEKENVFTVPNILCMTRIAMSPYLGYVILQDNYNLALGLLVFAGVTDLLDGWIARNWEGQSSKMGSFLDPMADKVLIATLFISLTWQNLIPLPLTLLIVARDAVLVGAGFVIRYISLPPPKTLSRYFDVTHATAQLAPTFISKVNTAIQLLLVGTALASPVFNFVDHPALNALFGLTAASTVVSAISYVISKDTYKLLKKKL; from the exons atgaggtTCAAAACGATTGGGTTTATCAAACAAATTCATTCATTGTGTTGTACATCAAGCCGTCAATTTAGTACTCTTATTAATACAAAGCGGCGAATAAATTTTAACCCAAAACTTTCATCGTTAGTGTGTGTATATTCTTCAgacaacaaaaaacattttttagacATAGATAAGAAAGCAGATGCGTTAAAAGATGCTTTAgaacaaaaaaagtttcaaatcaAGGATACAGAACAGAGAATTCGAAAAAAGGGTGTTGAAATTGTTCGCGATTTGAAACAACAAAAAGAAATTACAGGTCAAAAGTTTAAAGTTAAGAAAGAACATTTAGTTAAGGATATTTTAGAAACAAGGGCTAAAGTTAGAGAAAAAATCGAGGAAGTTGTGGAG aaagaaaatgtttttaccGTACCCAATATACTATGCATGACTAGAATAGCGATGTCTCCATATTTAGGTTATGTCATTTTGCAAGATAATTATAACTTGGCTCTAGGATTATTGGTATTTGCGGGTGTTACAGATCTG TTAGATGGATGGATAGCACGCAATTGGGAAGGTCAGTCATCCAAAATGGGTTCATTTTTGGATCCAATGGCTGACAAAGTCCTTATAGCCACATTATTCATTAGTCTTACGTGGCAAAATTTGATACCACTTCCTTTGACTTTGCTGATTGTGGCCCGTGATGCAGTATTAGTTGGAGCCGGTTTTGTAATTAGATACATCAGTCTACCACCCCCT AAAACACTAAGCAGGTATTTTGATGTGACTCATGCAACAGCTCAATTGGCCCCAACATTTATCAGCAAAGTTAATACTGCAATTCAACTGTTACTG GTGGGAACAGCTTTAGCTTCacctgtatttaattttgtggaTCATCCTGCACTAAATGCACTGTTTGGTTTAACTGCTGCATCTACTGTTGTTTCAGCAATCAGTTATGTTATAAGTAAAGATACCTATAAACTCCTGAAGAAGAAATTATGA
- the LOC113396071 gene encoding complex I intermediate-associated protein 30, mitochondrial produces the protein MALFKNLKLNTFQIYRSSSTLCQTFDTSLLKFPSGINRIPQRQLFWEKDRKAGYNSKEQPGKIQHIKDGFKELKSEFKLFTQEIKEFIAADPLLIARPGETDLIWCFNDPSIINNFVTTCDSDHNQGYSSCGFDPSPAGRALFHGYLDTRVPKDGQVKKAGYCSIRSKRIRKSFKRETTFNWNLYNTIVLKVRGDGRSYLLNISCEGYHDITWNDIYHYVLYTRGGPYWQIVKIPFSKFILGSKGRLQDKQTRVRLDRVTHFGISCGDKINGVFNLEIEYVGLEYDPTHNEEFAYEMYKTDRYIVGV, from the exons atggcattatttaaaaacttgaaattaaatacatttcaaatatatcgTTCTTCCTCCACATTATGCCAAACTTTTGATACAAGTTTATTGAAATTTCCATCTGGTATAAATAGGATTCCACAACGTCAATTGTTTTGGGAAAAAGATAGGAAAGCAGGTTATAACAGTAAAGAACAACCTGGCAAAATACAACATATCAAAGATGGATTCAAGGAACTTAAATcggaatttaaattgtttactcAAGAAATTAAAGAGTTCATAGCAGCAGATCCTTTGCTCATCGCAAGACCAg GTGAAACAGATCTGATATGGTGTTTTAATGACCCCAGTATCATAAACAACTTTGTAACAACTTGTGACAGTGACCACAATCAAGGATATAGTTCTTGTGGATTTGACCCGAGTCCAGCGGGTAGAGCGCTATTTCATGGCTATCTGGACACAAGAGTACCAAAAGATGGACAGGTTAAAAAAGCAGGTTATTGTTCTATTCGCTCTAAACGAATAAGG AAATCATTTAAGCGTGAAACAACTTTTAACTGGAATTTATATAACACGATTGTCTTAAAAGTAAGAGGCGACGGGAGAtcgtatttgttaaatatatcttgCGAGGGATATCATGACATTACGTGGAACGATATATACCACTATGTCCTCTACACCAGAGGGGGACCTTACTGGCAAATTGTCAAG attccattttcaaaattcattctGGGATCAAAGGGTAGGTTACAAGACAAGCAAACGAGGGTACGATTAGATAGAGTGACTCATTTCGGTATTTCTTGTGGAGATAAAATCAATGGAGTCTTTAATCTGGAAATTGAATACgttg gcTTAGAATATGATCCTACGCACAATGAAGAGTTTGCTTATGAAATGTACAAAACAGATAGATATATTGTTGgtgtgtaa
- the LOC113396072 gene encoding transcription initiation factor IIA subunit 2 has translation MSYQLYRNTTIGNTLQESLEELIQYGQITHSLALKVMLQFDRSINQALSNRVKSRLTFKAGKLNTYRFCDNVWTFMLNDVEFREVQEVAKVDKVKIVACDGKNVDDRR, from the exons ATGTCATATCAACTGTATAGAAATACGACAATTGGTAACACGTTACAAGAAAGCCTTGAGGAATTAATACag TATGGTCAAATAACACACTCATTGGCGTTAAAAGTCATGTTACAGTTCGATAGATCTATAAATCAAGCCTTATCCAACAGAGTAAAATCTAGACTAACTTTTAAGGCAGGAAAGCTAAATACTTAcag gtTTTGTGATAATGTATGGACATTTATGTTAAATGATGTAGAGTTTAGGGAAGTTCAAGAAGTTGCAAAGGTGGATAAAGTAAAAATAGTTGCTTGTGATGGTAAAA atgTTGATGATCGAAGATAA